Proteins co-encoded in one Acidisarcina sp. genomic window:
- a CDS encoding ABC transporter permease subunit, which yields MKNRYALSRPLVLDRTWPIFIDLSVTLAALAGFFALVKIASYWMGKPIPAVEISQSVSALPLYAFYSLVRIGAAYLLSLIFAVGYGYIAAYNPRAEGLMIAILDILQSIPVLSFLPGVMLAMVALIPTRQLGIEMGAILLIFTGQVWNMAFSFYSSLKSIPRELREAANIYRFSAWQRFWQLELPYSAIGLVWNSMVSVAGGWFFLIACEMFVLGDRDFRLPGLGSYLQTAANSGNSRAIVWGLATMVLIIVAMDQLIWRPVIAWSDRFKFEMSESSDRVSSPILHLLQRSSFLTLLREKTIDPWGESIYRHLAQHSAQRRIEPLEDQGKRKIPPLAIVLAIVAALVVLYAATQALAMLRHIQISEVKLLLMGAGSTFLRVNASLLIASLWTIPVGVMIGFNPRLARFTQPITQIAAAFPAPFLFPIIIVGLQHLGLGLGVGSIVLMLLGTQWYILFNVIAGAMAIPSDLREVADLFHFSNLQRWTTVILPGIFPYLLTGLVTASGGAWNASIIAEYYNLRGHTLQTLGLGAQISAASDKGQFPILLLATMIMATMVVTINRLVWRRLYRLAETRYKLEG from the coding sequence ACGTTGGCCGCACTCGCCGGCTTCTTTGCGCTCGTCAAGATCGCCAGCTACTGGATGGGGAAACCAATCCCGGCAGTCGAAATTTCACAATCTGTAAGCGCACTGCCCCTGTATGCCTTCTACTCGCTGGTACGCATTGGAGCGGCATATCTTCTAAGCCTGATCTTCGCCGTGGGTTATGGCTATATCGCAGCCTACAACCCCCGCGCAGAAGGCCTGATGATCGCGATTCTCGACATCCTGCAATCCATTCCCGTCCTCAGCTTCCTTCCAGGCGTCATGTTGGCGATGGTGGCGCTCATCCCTACACGCCAGTTGGGCATTGAGATGGGTGCGATCCTGCTCATCTTCACGGGTCAGGTGTGGAACATGGCCTTCAGCTTCTATTCTTCGCTGAAGAGCATTCCGCGGGAGTTGCGCGAGGCAGCCAATATCTACCGCTTCTCAGCCTGGCAGCGATTCTGGCAACTTGAGCTTCCCTACTCTGCCATCGGCCTGGTATGGAACTCGATGGTATCCGTCGCCGGCGGCTGGTTCTTCCTGATCGCCTGCGAGATGTTCGTATTGGGCGACCGCGATTTTCGCCTGCCCGGATTGGGATCGTACCTGCAGACCGCGGCGAACTCCGGCAACAGCCGGGCTATAGTGTGGGGACTTGCGACGATGGTCCTGATCATCGTCGCCATGGACCAGTTGATATGGCGCCCGGTGATCGCATGGTCAGACCGCTTTAAGTTCGAGATGTCCGAGAGCAGTGATCGTGTCAGCTCGCCAATCCTTCATCTCCTGCAGAGATCCAGCTTCCTCACTCTATTGCGGGAAAAGACCATCGATCCCTGGGGCGAGAGTATCTATCGACACCTGGCCCAACACTCCGCGCAACGCAGGATCGAACCGCTGGAGGATCAAGGAAAGAGAAAGATTCCACCGTTAGCGATCGTTCTGGCGATTGTCGCCGCACTCGTCGTCTTGTATGCCGCAACGCAGGCTCTCGCAATGCTGCGGCATATTCAGATCAGCGAAGTAAAGCTGCTCCTTATGGGTGCGGGCTCTACCTTTCTCCGCGTGAATGCTTCCCTTCTCATCGCCTCTCTCTGGACAATTCCAGTTGGAGTCATGATTGGCTTTAACCCCAGGCTGGCACGCTTTACGCAGCCAATCACGCAGATCGCAGCCGCATTCCCGGCGCCCTTCCTGTTCCCTATTATCATCGTGGGACTGCAACACCTCGGCCTCGGCCTGGGAGTCGGCTCCATCGTTCTGATGCTGCTCGGCACGCAGTGGTACATCCTCTTCAATGTGATTGCCGGGGCGATGGCCATCCCCTCCGACCTGCGTGAGGTTGCCGACCTCTTCCATTTCAGCAACCTGCAGCGATGGACTACCGTCATCCTCCCAGGAATCTTTCCTTATCTCCTAACCGGTCTGGTGACTGCATCGGGAGGCGCATGGAATGCAAGCATCATCGCGGAGTACTACAACCTGAGGGGGCATACCCTGCAGACTCTGGGTCTTGGCGCACAGATCAGTGCCGCCTCCGACAAGGGACAATTCCCGATTCTGTTGCTGGCCACCATGATTATGGCTACGATGGTCGTCACCATCAATCGCCTGGTATGGAGGAGGCTCTATCGCCTGGCGGAGACAAGATACAAGCTGGAAGGATAA
- a CDS encoding CHASE3 domain-containing protein — MKSRTTGPIVIATLVATTFIVAGNAWLSLRSIKELDQSQNLVTHTWQVITAVERITNSFKDAETGTRGYMLTGDPLYLGPYQLAQHDLPIELETVKKLTADNPDQQERIRRLSEITLQRMQMLDKGIQEYRRHSVDPAHHATEQSIAGKAAMDQVRSIVAEVQYDEQVLLNHRVASSRNSADRARETSLLASFIDLLLILLMIRYILRERQVRIETDLLNDNLHRLQIISDTALSQLSLDNLTAELLDRLRNVLAADCTVLCLWSDGELRIQAASGASIRQGQIVPITSDSPLYRVIHRGQVASISEASSAIPIEELRGKMAAFLMLPLVISGRVQATLIAGRQEARAFSEQERDLLFLAADRIGISLDRANAYEAERAARRLAESHSNAVRILNSELEARVKLRTTELEVANQELEAFSYSVSHDLRAPLRTVDGFSLALEEDYAARLDDTARNYLGRIRSSVQRMGQLIDALLQLSRITRAELVREPIDVTRMASEVMHELEQLNPDREIEFNVEPGLQTTADPKLLRVALENLLGNAVKFTAKTAHAQISMGKEAGSGEFFLRDNGAGFDMNYVNKLFNAFQRLHGDKDFKGSGIGLATVARVIRRHHGEIRAEGKVGEGATFRFTLG; from the coding sequence ATGAAATCCAGAACTACGGGGCCAATCGTAATTGCCACTCTTGTCGCCACAACTTTCATTGTGGCCGGCAATGCATGGCTTTCGCTTCGCTCTATCAAGGAGCTGGACCAGAGCCAGAACCTCGTGACCCATACCTGGCAGGTGATCACAGCGGTCGAGCGAATCACCAATAGCTTCAAAGATGCCGAGACAGGCACCCGTGGCTATATGCTCACCGGCGATCCTCTCTATCTCGGTCCTTACCAGCTCGCTCAACATGATCTCCCCATAGAGCTGGAAACGGTAAAGAAACTCACCGCTGACAATCCTGACCAGCAGGAGCGGATACGAAGGCTCAGCGAAATCACTCTGCAGCGCATGCAGATGCTCGACAAGGGAATTCAGGAGTATCGCCGGCACTCGGTAGATCCCGCACACCACGCGACGGAGCAGAGCATCGCAGGAAAGGCGGCGATGGATCAGGTTCGCTCCATCGTTGCTGAAGTTCAATATGACGAACAGGTTCTACTGAATCATCGTGTTGCCAGCTCTCGTAACAGTGCGGATCGCGCCCGGGAGACCAGCCTCCTTGCAAGCTTCATAGACCTTCTCCTCATCCTCCTTATGATCCGCTACATCCTTCGCGAGCGGCAGGTGAGGATCGAGACCGACCTTCTGAACGACAACCTGCATAGGCTGCAAATCATCAGTGATACAGCCTTAAGCCAGCTTAGCCTGGACAATCTCACCGCGGAATTGTTGGATCGTCTACGAAACGTACTGGCTGCGGACTGCACCGTACTGTGCCTGTGGAGCGATGGCGAGCTGAGAATCCAGGCGGCAAGCGGCGCCTCAATCCGCCAGGGACAGATTGTCCCAATCACCTCCGACAGTCCACTCTACCGAGTCATTCACCGCGGGCAAGTTGCGTCGATCAGTGAAGCCTCGTCTGCGATTCCCATTGAGGAATTGCGCGGCAAAATGGCAGCGTTTCTCATGCTTCCACTGGTTATTTCTGGAAGGGTTCAAGCTACTCTTATCGCGGGAAGACAGGAAGCGCGCGCTTTCTCTGAGCAGGAACGGGACCTGCTCTTCCTTGCCGCGGATCGAATTGGCATTTCGCTGGACCGAGCCAATGCCTATGAAGCAGAGCGCGCCGCACGGCGACTCGCAGAGAGCCACTCCAATGCAGTACGAATACTCAACAGCGAACTCGAAGCCAGGGTGAAGCTCAGAACTACGGAACTCGAAGTTGCGAATCAGGAGTTGGAGGCCTTCAGCTACTCGGTTTCCCACGATCTTCGCGCCCCGCTGCGCACAGTGGATGGCTTCAGTCTTGCCCTGGAAGAAGACTATGCAGCCCGCCTGGATGATACAGCGCGCAATTACCTTGGCAGAATTCGCTCCAGCGTCCAGCGCATGGGTCAATTGATCGATGCCCTGCTGCAGCTTTCACGTATCACCCGTGCTGAACTCGTACGCGAACCAATTGACGTGACCCGAATGGCGTCAGAAGTTATGCACGAGTTGGAGCAGCTAAACCCGGATCGGGAGATTGAATTCAACGTCGAGCCGGGACTCCAAACGACAGCCGATCCAAAACTATTGCGTGTCGCGCTCGAGAACCTTCTCGGGAACGCCGTGAAATTCACAGCGAAAACCGCACATGCGCAGATCAGCATGGGTAAAGAAGCAGGCTCCGGCGAATTCTTTCTCCGCGACAATGGAGCAGGGTTTGACATGAACTATGTCAACAAGTTATTCAATGCCTTTCAGCGTCTCCATGGGGACAAAGACTTTAAGGGATCAGGGATTGGGCTGGCAACGGTTGCCCGCGTTATCCGCCGGCATCACGGGGAAATCCGTGCCGAAGGCAAAGTAGGGGAAGGCGCAACCTTTCGGTTCACGCTAGGATGA
- a CDS encoding response regulator: MIDKARVILLVEDDPDHEALTKRALKKSNVANDIVVAHDGEEALHLLFDPPPAGLHTLPQVVLLDLKLPKIDGLEVLRAIRTKEITRLLPVVILTSSDEESDMVRSYSLGVNSYIRKPVNFSEFAEAARQLGMYWLVLNECPPTNK, encoded by the coding sequence ATGATTGATAAAGCACGCGTCATTCTGCTGGTGGAAGATGACCCGGATCACGAAGCACTTACGAAGCGTGCTTTGAAGAAGTCCAACGTGGCAAATGACATTGTCGTAGCACACGATGGCGAAGAGGCGCTGCATCTGCTCTTCGATCCTCCGCCTGCCGGTTTGCATACGCTTCCTCAGGTTGTGCTGCTCGACCTGAAGTTACCGAAGATAGATGGATTGGAAGTACTGCGCGCAATCCGCACGAAGGAGATCACGCGCCTGCTGCCTGTGGTCATCCTTACATCTTCCGACGAAGAGAGCGATATGGTCCGCAGCTATAGCCTTGGCGTGAACAGCTACATTCGCAAACCAGTAAACTTCAGTGAATTCGCCGAAGCAGCACGACAACTGGGAATGTACTGGCTGGTATTAAACGAATGCCCACCTACGAACAAGTAA
- a CDS encoding ATP-binding protein, translating into MPTYEQVTRRHLEILLVEDSEDDAALLELYLKRSGYAPVITRVETAAEMSQALADPAHPWDVILADYNLPSFSAPQALRLLKSTTLDLPFIVMSGAVTEETAVASMRAGAHDYVSKQNLARLIPAIEREIGEAKDRRDRLAAERALRLSEERFRQLVEAMPLGLLLSDRAGRILYGNAALLKLLGYSKQEIESGTITFAQLFAPKTGHSGASHDAWEGHGEPVETSLITREGAVVPTLMGTALLNPQSPPYEQQIAAFLADLTDQKRGQDVLRRTEKLAAAGRMAASIAHEINNPLEAVTNCLYLIAQTDLTEDGQKYVNLAQTELERVIHITTQTLRFYRQNSQPVKTDVHDLIETVLALWDKKLHSYGIRIDRRLEQIPRIVAYDGEVRQVIANLICNAMDAMQNSGGKLVVHTAPATDWKQLTPGIAITIADTGSGMDRKTLERIFEPFFSTKGLTGTGLGLWVSHELIEKHYGSISVRSWAAQPSGTVFRLFLPLEPPAAYSLDTL; encoded by the coding sequence ATGCCCACCTACGAACAAGTAACCCGACGGCATTTGGAGATCCTGCTGGTCGAGGACAGCGAGGATGACGCTGCCCTGCTGGAGTTGTACCTCAAACGGTCGGGCTACGCACCTGTAATCACTCGGGTGGAAACCGCGGCAGAGATGTCCCAGGCTTTGGCGGATCCTGCCCATCCATGGGACGTTATTCTCGCGGATTACAACTTACCTTCCTTTAGCGCACCGCAGGCGTTAAGGCTCCTGAAGTCCACCACACTTGACCTGCCATTCATCGTAATGTCTGGAGCTGTAACCGAAGAAACCGCCGTAGCCTCCATGCGAGCCGGCGCCCACGACTATGTTTCCAAGCAGAATCTTGCCCGGCTGATTCCCGCGATCGAACGCGAAATCGGCGAAGCCAAAGACCGCCGCGACAGGCTTGCCGCCGAACGTGCTCTGCGCCTGAGTGAAGAACGGTTTCGCCAATTGGTAGAAGCCATGCCCCTGGGATTGCTGCTCAGCGATCGCGCTGGACGAATCCTCTATGGCAACGCCGCTCTGCTGAAGCTTCTCGGATACAGCAAGCAGGAAATTGAAAGTGGCACCATCACCTTCGCGCAACTCTTCGCCCCGAAAACAGGCCACAGCGGCGCATCGCACGATGCATGGGAAGGCCACGGGGAGCCGGTTGAGACTTCTTTGATAACCCGGGAGGGAGCAGTTGTGCCAACGCTGATGGGAACCGCCCTGCTCAACCCTCAGTCCCCACCCTATGAACAGCAGATTGCGGCTTTTCTCGCCGATCTTACCGACCAGAAGCGCGGGCAGGATGTTCTGCGCCGAACGGAAAAGCTCGCGGCAGCCGGACGCATGGCGGCTTCTATTGCTCACGAAATCAATAACCCGCTCGAGGCTGTCACCAATTGCCTCTATCTCATCGCTCAAACGGACTTAACTGAGGATGGCCAAAAATATGTCAACCTGGCGCAGACAGAATTGGAACGAGTCATCCACATTACCACCCAGACACTGCGCTTTTATCGCCAGAACTCGCAACCGGTAAAGACCGACGTCCACGATCTAATCGAGACCGTTCTCGCTCTCTGGGACAAGAAATTGCACAGCTACGGTATCAGAATCGACCGCCGCCTGGAACAGATACCGAGGATCGTCGCGTACGATGGCGAAGTGCGTCAGGTGATCGCGAACCTTATCTGCAATGCCATGGATGCAATGCAGAACAGCGGCGGCAAACTGGTGGTGCACACAGCTCCTGCAACCGATTGGAAGCAACTCACCCCAGGCATCGCCATCACCATAGCCGATACGGGCTCGGGCATGGATCGAAAAACACTGGAGCGGATCTTCGAACCATTCTTTTCGACTAAAGGCCTCACCGGAACGGGCCTTGGTCTCTGGGTAAGCCATGAACTGATCGAAAAACACTACGGATCGATCTCGGTGCGAAGCTGGGCGGCGCAACCAAGCGGCACGGTCTTTCGTTTGTTTCTGCCGCTGGAGCCGCCCGCAGCATACAGCCTCGATACTCTCTAG
- a CDS encoding oxidoreductase yields MTDTIRTCVIGFGQAGRFFHTAVVHAVPGLELTGIVQRHGNEAAQEYPSATIYREAQDAIDDPRLQLIVVATPNESHFDLARRALEAGKHVVVDKPFTLSSSDAAKLVELSRAKNLVLSAYQNRRWDGDFLTLKDLVDAHKVGSLVSYESHFDRWRPQRKPEVWRESGAAGGGLTWDIGPHLIDQALVLFGPPKAVFADIRTEREGAITDDAFDIRLYYPKLSVLLRVTSLALVPGPRFAIYGNKGCYIKYGLDPQEEALKRGERFESPAWGTEPPQNWGILTLEEEGAHVAMPVETRTGDYRGYYANVRDAILGRAPLAVTGSQAWRVIRMVELVLESHRKRAVLDCDLQQFPD; encoded by the coding sequence GTGACGGATACAATTCGCACTTGTGTTATCGGCTTTGGCCAGGCAGGACGTTTTTTTCACACAGCCGTCGTCCATGCTGTTCCCGGACTTGAACTCACTGGCATTGTGCAGCGCCATGGGAATGAGGCGGCACAGGAGTATCCCTCAGCCACCATTTACCGGGAGGCGCAGGATGCCATCGATGACCCCAGGCTCCAGCTCATTGTGGTTGCAACGCCGAACGAAAGCCACTTCGATCTCGCGCGGCGTGCGCTGGAAGCAGGAAAGCACGTCGTCGTCGACAAGCCTTTTACGCTCAGCTCCAGCGATGCCGCAAAACTTGTAGAGCTAAGCCGCGCTAAGAACCTTGTTCTCTCGGCCTACCAGAACCGGCGCTGGGACGGTGATTTCCTGACATTAAAGGACCTTGTCGATGCGCACAAGGTGGGTTCGCTCGTTAGCTACGAATCCCACTTCGACCGCTGGCGTCCGCAGCGCAAACCGGAAGTCTGGCGCGAGAGTGGCGCAGCCGGCGGCGGTCTGACATGGGATATCGGTCCCCATCTTATCGATCAGGCATTAGTGCTCTTCGGCCCTCCGAAGGCAGTGTTTGCGGATATACGCACGGAGCGCGAAGGCGCCATCACGGATGACGCATTCGACATCCGTCTCTACTATCCCAAGCTCTCGGTTCTGCTGCGCGTCACCAGCCTGGCGCTCGTTCCCGGACCGCGCTTCGCCATCTATGGCAACAAAGGATGTTACATCAAGTATGGACTCGACCCGCAGGAAGAGGCCCTCAAACGCGGAGAGCGCTTCGAGTCTCCCGCATGGGGAACGGAGCCTCCACAGAACTGGGGCATCCTCACTCTTGAGGAAGAGGGCGCTCACGTCGCCATGCCGGTTGAGACGCGCACCGGGGACTACCGAGGCTATTATGCGAATGTGCGGGATGCGATCCTGGGCCGCGCTCCCCTGGCCGTTACCGGCAGTCAGGCGTGGCGCGTCATCCGCATGGTGGAGCTCGTCCTCGAAAGCCACCGCAAGCGCGCTGTACTCGATTGCGATCTGCAACAGTTTCCTGACTGA
- a CDS encoding LacI family DNA-binding transcriptional regulator — translation MNIREVARKANVSTATVSRTINGSDKVSPETAERVRTAILALNYYPNTNARALGSGRSRLYGLIISDITNPFFPDLVKSFEDVAVTHGQDVIIANTGYSSERTELCVQRMLERKVDGVAIMTSEMDAHLIDRLSSRHIPIVFLDTGRLGMGISNIVVDYGKGIRAALAHLVELGHERIAFISGPMNLASARARRDAFLAAAEEYGIPLKDELMELANHRPDGGRLAMERLLDRKPWPTAVVSSNDLTAIGAIGAIHQRNLRVPEDISVAGFDDIELCSFMHPTMTTVRLSRSEIAERAFHALYTENPKEERPGVEYRIEPQLIVRNSTGANPER, via the coding sequence ATGAATATTCGAGAGGTAGCCAGGAAGGCTAACGTCTCGACCGCGACAGTATCGCGTACGATCAACGGCTCAGACAAAGTTTCTCCGGAGACCGCCGAGCGGGTGCGTACCGCCATACTGGCACTGAACTATTATCCGAATACCAACGCTCGAGCCCTCGGTTCGGGACGCAGCCGATTGTATGGTTTGATCATCTCGGACATCACGAATCCATTCTTTCCGGATTTGGTTAAGAGCTTTGAGGATGTGGCGGTAACCCATGGCCAGGACGTGATCATCGCGAACACTGGCTACAGTTCGGAGCGCACAGAACTTTGCGTACAGCGCATGCTGGAGCGCAAGGTAGACGGAGTCGCCATCATGACTTCCGAGATGGATGCTCACCTCATCGATCGCCTGAGCAGCCGTCATATTCCCATCGTGTTTCTGGATACCGGCCGACTGGGCATGGGCATCAGCAACATCGTCGTCGACTATGGGAAGGGAATCCGGGCGGCTCTGGCACATCTGGTGGAGTTAGGCCATGAGCGCATCGCATTCATCTCCGGGCCGATGAATCTGGCCTCCGCGCGTGCGCGTCGCGATGCATTTCTCGCAGCCGCGGAAGAGTATGGAATTCCGCTGAAGGACGAGCTGATGGAGTTGGCCAACCATCGCCCGGATGGAGGCCGCCTCGCAATGGAGCGTCTGCTGGATCGCAAACCCTGGCCAACAGCGGTGGTGTCGTCCAATGACCTGACGGCTATTGGAGCCATAGGCGCGATTCACCAAAGGAACCTGCGCGTGCCGGAGGATATTTCCGTCGCAGGCTTCGATGACATTGAGCTGTGCTCCTTTATGCATCCGACGATGACCACGGTTCGGCTTTCGCGGTCGGAGATCGCCGAACGCGCTTTCCATGCACTCTACACCGAGAATCCGAAGGAAGAACGGCCCGGAGTAGAGTACCGGATTGAGCCTCAACTGATCGTTCGCAATAGTACGGGAGCCAATCCAGAACGGTAG
- a CDS encoding TetR/AcrR family transcriptional regulator, translated as MGRRERRAAETRLRLFRSALQLIAERGLSHVTVEDITKAADVGKGTFFNYFPTKDHVLGVMAEIQLGKVHEALDQATSGKRTIQYVLRHLMARIGEEPGRSPDLARAFISSFAASAVVREQIDRNMLDGRGMVAKIIEIGQQRGEIDSRLKKEKLAWLLQQTFFGTLLVWSLHGEPPLQDLVHENFKYFWRAIAAPRRR; from the coding sequence ATGGGACGTCGCGAGCGTCGCGCCGCAGAGACACGCCTTCGCCTGTTTCGCAGCGCGCTCCAGTTGATCGCAGAGCGTGGACTTTCCCATGTTACGGTCGAAGACATTACGAAAGCGGCGGATGTCGGCAAGGGGACATTTTTCAATTACTTCCCTACGAAAGACCATGTCCTCGGCGTGATGGCCGAAATTCAGCTCGGCAAAGTGCACGAGGCCCTCGATCAGGCCACGAGCGGCAAACGCACCATTCAGTATGTGCTCCGCCATCTCATGGCTCGCATTGGGGAGGAGCCTGGGCGCAGCCCCGATCTTGCCCGCGCCTTTATATCATCCTTTGCAGCCAGCGCAGTGGTTCGAGAGCAGATCGATCGCAACATGCTCGATGGGCGGGGTATGGTCGCGAAGATCATTGAGATCGGCCAGCAACGTGGCGAGATCGATTCACGCCTGAAGAAAGAAAAGCTGGCATGGCTGCTCCAGCAAACATTCTTCGGAACTCTTCTGGTGTGGTCTTTGCATGGCGAGCCACCGCTGCAGGATTTAGTTCATGAAAACTTTAAATATTTCTGGAGAGCGATAGCCGCTCCCCGCCGAAGGTGA
- a CDS encoding TolC family protein: MKRNFVSLILCLLIVVNCRSGRTQEATIYRLTMRDAIEKGLRENLSVLVANTRIDEASGTRVRRMSAALLPRVQAESYASLQNRNLRAFGIAFPGVPSVVGPFSNYDFRVSATQNVLDLQAYRSWKASEHAVDANRMDYQDARDLIIRAIAGLYLNAESAAARVDAAQSRVTESSALYQLAKNKHDAGTATGVDVLRSQVQLANDKQALLATQNQHKQALLILARNLGIEPAAPLELAESLRYQPLDHPAAESILSSALLARPDYLSLASQRKGLIDQQRANHARYLPRLSINGNYGGLGRTIGSVQGTGLLQGQVDITLFDRDRNGEEQELASRLKRIDEQIADLRRGIDQDIREALLNLESASAQVAVASEGQGLAQRELQLAQDRFRSGVTNNVEVVTAQDELARAQENYILAVSSYADANFALGRAAGGTEKNIGEYLGNP, translated from the coding sequence ATGAAGCGAAACTTTGTCAGTCTTATCCTCTGCCTGCTGATTGTTGTCAATTGTCGGTCCGGGCGGACCCAGGAAGCAACGATCTACCGCCTGACAATGCGCGACGCCATAGAGAAGGGCCTGCGGGAAAACCTCTCCGTCCTTGTTGCAAACACTCGTATCGACGAGGCCAGCGGAACGAGGGTACGGCGCATGTCTGCTGCTCTTCTTCCACGTGTTCAGGCAGAGAGCTATGCCAGCCTGCAAAACAGGAATCTGCGCGCATTTGGTATTGCGTTCCCCGGCGTCCCATCGGTCGTGGGCCCATTTTCCAACTATGACTTCCGCGTCTCCGCAACACAGAATGTTCTCGACCTTCAGGCCTATCGAAGCTGGAAGGCAAGCGAGCATGCCGTCGATGCCAACAGAATGGACTATCAGGACGCTCGCGATCTCATCATACGAGCCATCGCCGGTCTATATCTCAATGCGGAGTCTGCCGCCGCGCGAGTGGATGCAGCGCAATCCCGCGTAACCGAATCCAGTGCTCTGTATCAGCTTGCCAAAAACAAACACGATGCGGGAACTGCCACTGGTGTCGATGTCCTTCGCTCCCAGGTACAACTCGCCAATGACAAACAGGCATTGCTGGCAACACAGAATCAGCACAAACAAGCATTGCTTATTCTGGCGCGCAATCTCGGCATCGAGCCCGCTGCTCCATTGGAACTAGCCGAATCGCTTCGCTATCAACCGCTCGATCATCCAGCGGCTGAAAGCATCTTGTCATCGGCACTGCTCGCGCGGCCCGATTACCTCTCCCTGGCAAGCCAGAGAAAGGGACTAATCGACCAGCAGCGAGCCAATCATGCACGCTATCTTCCCCGGCTCAGCATCAATGGTAACTATGGCGGGTTGGGACGCACCATCGGCAGCGTTCAAGGTACAGGCCTCCTTCAGGGCCAGGTCGATATCACTCTCTTCGACCGGGATCGCAATGGTGAAGAACAAGAGCTTGCCAGCCGTCTCAAGCGCATCGACGAACAGATTGCTGACCTGCGTCGCGGTATCGATCAGGATATTCGCGAGGCGCTGCTGAACCTTGAGTCTGCTTCCGCGCAGGTGGCCGTGGCCAGCGAGGGCCAGGGTCTTGCGCAGCGGGAGCTTCAGCTCGCGCAGGATCGATTCCGGTCAGGCGTCACGAATAATGTTGAGGTCGTTACTGCGCAGGACGAGCTGGCCCGCGCACAGGAGAACTACATTCTTGCTGTTTCCAGCTACGCGGATGCGAACTTCGCTTTGGGGCGTGCTGCAGGCGGCACGGAGAAGAACATCGGCGAATATCTGGGTAATCCCTGA
- a CDS encoding efflux RND transporter periplasmic adaptor subunit, whose translation MKRRLIVLVVLAALVAAGVYLYPRFKRKAPPANQLTLSGNIEAHESLVGFKVPGRIVELPIEEGQWIERGTLIARLDQADYQQKVHIDQANVGVRQSNLNLVLAGTREQDIKAAQQTMLDAQADLQQKKLDAQRAERLYSEDAISAQDRDLAETALKRAQASFEANEQRYNKAQEGNRKEDVAIARADLNAARANLGMSHVNLSYSTLYAPTSGVITVRQAEQGEVVVPGTPVVTLADLDHIWLRAYLAETDLGRVRWGQDAVITTDTYPGKQYHGRISFIASNAEFTPKSVQTYQERVTLVYRIKIDIDNTNHELKPGMPADAHVTIAGSSNSAPQQKNVQEK comes from the coding sequence ATGAAACGTCGTCTTATTGTTCTGGTTGTATTGGCGGCCCTGGTTGCCGCCGGAGTGTATCTCTATCCGCGCTTCAAGCGGAAAGCTCCGCCCGCCAACCAGCTCACGCTCTCCGGTAATATTGAAGCGCACGAGAGCCTGGTCGGCTTCAAGGTGCCAGGACGCATCGTCGAACTTCCCATCGAAGAAGGCCAGTGGATCGAACGCGGCACCCTGATTGCACGCCTGGATCAGGCCGACTACCAGCAGAAGGTGCACATCGATCAAGCTAACGTTGGCGTGCGCCAGTCCAATCTCAATCTCGTTCTCGCCGGTACTCGCGAGCAGGACATCAAGGCCGCGCAGCAGACTATGCTCGATGCGCAAGCCGACCTGCAGCAGAAGAAGCTGGATGCGCAACGCGCCGAGCGGCTCTACAGCGAAGACGCCATCTCGGCGCAGGATCGCGATCTTGCCGAGACTGCGCTCAAGCGTGCCCAGGCATCCTTTGAAGCCAACGAGCAGCGCTACAACAAAGCCCAGGAAGGCAACCGCAAAGAGGACGTAGCCATCGCGCGCGCCGACCTCAACGCGGCACGCGCCAACCTCGGTATGTCGCACGTCAATCTGAGCTACTCAACTTTGTATGCTCCAACATCCGGCGTCATCACCGTGCGCCAGGCGGAACAAGGAGAGGTGGTTGTTCCGGGCACACCCGTAGTTACCCTCGCCGATCTTGATCACATCTGGCTACGCGCCTATCTTGCTGAGACCGATCTTGGCCGCGTTCGCTGGGGACAGGATGCTGTCATCACCACAGACACCTACCCCGGCAAGCAATACCACGGACGAATCTCGTTTATTGCCTCGAATGCCGAGTTCACTCCGAAGAGTGTGCAAACGTATCAGGAGCGCGTAACGCTGGTCTACCGGATCAAGATTGATATCGACAACACGAATCACGAATTGAAGCCCGGCATGCCAGCAGATGCCCACGTCACGATTGCAGGGAGCAGCAACTCCGCGCCGCAACAAAAGAACGTGCAGGAGAAGTGA